Proteins from one Haloarchaeobius litoreus genomic window:
- a CDS encoding lysophospholipase, which translates to MQPRVTNENGDADLVFVLGWGNRHEHENVDWLVGQFADAGYRVHALQIPVFPDDFYADYVEPVRSYVADLDEFRLAGHSTGGLIAAFLDGAETTTYLSPWWDFPPESKGALFSLVSKLGLDARFIPSGVDDRRAIGELTTDRQLAAIPAKVSPRFVREARRGHRDRPAIDEDAVVFCSLRDQVVSVRAIGEAADADQIRIYEGGHELFSSRRRDAYVDAVLRSVDGGLDAV; encoded by the coding sequence ATGCAACCACGGGTCACGAACGAGAACGGGGATGCGGACCTGGTGTTCGTCCTCGGCTGGGGGAACCGCCACGAGCACGAGAACGTGGACTGGCTGGTCGGGCAGTTCGCCGACGCGGGCTACCGTGTCCACGCGCTCCAGATACCCGTCTTCCCGGACGACTTCTACGCGGACTACGTGGAGCCGGTGCGGTCGTACGTCGCCGACCTCGACGAGTTCCGGCTCGCGGGCCACAGCACAGGCGGGCTCATCGCGGCGTTCCTCGACGGGGCCGAGACGACGACCTACCTGAGCCCGTGGTGGGACTTCCCGCCGGAGTCGAAGGGCGCGCTGTTCTCGCTCGTCTCGAAGCTGGGGCTCGACGCGAGGTTCATCCCCTCCGGGGTCGACGACCGGCGCGCCATCGGCGAGCTGACGACCGACCGGCAGCTGGCAGCTATCCCTGCCAAGGTGTCGCCGCGGTTCGTCCGCGAGGCGCGTCGTGGCCACCGCGACCGGCCAGCCATCGACGAGGACGCCGTGGTGTTCTGCTCGCTGCGGGACCAGGTCGTCAGCGTCAGAGCCATCGGCGAGGCGGCCGACGCCGACCAGATCCGCATCTACGAGGGCGGCCACGAGCTGTTCTCCTCGCGCCGTCGCGACGCGTACGTGGACGCGGTCCTCCGGTCGGTGGACGGTGGGCTGGACGCGGTCTGA
- a CDS encoding lamin tail domain-containing protein — protein sequence MYPASRRAVLTTVVASLGGCLSTFDTVEAPGTHPSDAELRLDIERPGENGERVYVHNDGATDVPMRGYTLEYDDGVVYEFDRLTLEPGSWVAVESTSVIEGMDRSDPPKFVRGANRDEHLCPDGRVTLVGPQGTIVGSTTCPG from the coding sequence ATGTATCCGGCGTCCCGCCGTGCGGTCCTGACCACGGTCGTCGCGAGCCTCGGCGGCTGCCTCAGCACGTTCGACACCGTCGAGGCCCCCGGCACCCACCCGTCCGACGCCGAGCTCCGTCTCGACATCGAACGCCCCGGCGAGAACGGCGAACGCGTCTACGTCCACAACGACGGCGCGACCGACGTGCCGATGCGTGGCTACACCCTGGAGTACGACGACGGCGTCGTCTACGAGTTCGACCGCCTCACGCTCGAACCCGGGAGCTGGGTCGCCGTCGAGTCCACGAGCGTCATCGAGGGCATGGACCGCTCCGACCCCCCGAAGTTCGTCCGCGGTGCGAACCGCGACGAGCACCTCTGTCCCGACGGCCGCGTCACACTCGTCGGCCCGCAGGGCACCATCGTCGGCAGTACGACGTGTCCGGGCTGA
- a CDS encoding DUF4442 domain-containing protein: protein MSESWRTRLQRLGFNLWPSYRGTGGRVRYIAEDWQEVRVEIPQNLRTRNYMGTTFGGSIYGACDPIYAMMLIQALPDEYTVWDRAASVAFKRPGTEDLYARFRLSDEELTTIRERLRSEESVDREYEVDVISADGTTHATVEKTVYVGRD, encoded by the coding sequence ATGAGCGAATCGTGGCGCACCCGGCTGCAGCGGCTCGGGTTCAACCTGTGGCCGTCGTATCGGGGGACGGGCGGACGGGTCCGGTACATCGCCGAGGACTGGCAGGAGGTCAGGGTCGAGATCCCGCAGAACCTCCGGACGCGGAACTACATGGGGACGACGTTCGGCGGGAGCATCTACGGGGCGTGTGACCCCATCTACGCGATGATGCTCATCCAGGCGTTGCCGGACGAGTACACGGTGTGGGACAGGGCTGCGTCGGTGGCGTTCAAACGCCCCGGCACCGAGGACCTGTACGCCCGGTTCCGGCTGTCCGACGAGGAACTGACGACGATACGGGAGCGCCTGCGGAGCGAGGAGAGCGTCGACCGCGAGTACGAGGTCGACGTCATCTCGGCCGACGGGACGACGCACGCGACCGTCGAGAAGACGGTGTACGTGGGGCGGGACTGA
- a CDS encoding histidine kinase N-terminal 7TM domain-containing protein yields the protein MALQLTPYHLPLVCSLVLSVAVAAFAVRNRDVPGGAPLAVFAAATAVWTAGELGNVSATGTAAKTLWTNVEITASTLVPPAFLLLALEYTGRLDGLDRRLLGALGVEPVVLSLLVWTSGHGLVRRATGRRLAEGGYWIITESLGPAFFAHVAYSYLVIGLGIALIVRTSLLSRGVYLVQGTAFVLGVAVVLVANVAYVSGLTPPGLDPTNMAFAVCSLLLLAAIRSQRLLDVSPATRELARDELIATLPDAIVVLNESNRVVDANPAAEEVFDISTSDVIGEPLAAVAPSLAAALEDGTRMLALERGGETRHYDLRESELDRGYGTVTGRVVTLRDVTDRKQTEERYQALLDRSLDIVTVIDEAGAITYETPSVEEVLGYAQPELVGESALEYVHPDDREHIAETLTGQLAEPGSEATLEFRFLHADGSWRWLEARARNRTDDPVVDGIIVNSRDVTERKRREQQTDVMRRLLRHNLRNDMTVVQGYADLLSEAAVDGEAETRPGDDAPTDPPIAEYVDAIEERVEKVVERSDKLQRVTAELRADERRLVDPTMVIEKTVDSVRLAHPDVSVETDLEDLPPVRAGDAFEVAFTELVENSIEHCDGEPAITITATAEPEDVRVQVSDDGPGIPVDELDPLRNRKETALEHGSGVGLWLVIWVVRSVRGDLEFDVEDGTTVTLRLPRADRPTGVSAADTSADGARALSTSDE from the coding sequence ATGGCGCTGCAGCTGACGCCGTACCACCTGCCGCTGGTCTGCTCGCTGGTGCTCTCGGTCGCGGTCGCCGCATTCGCGGTCCGGAACCGGGACGTGCCGGGTGGTGCACCGCTCGCGGTGTTCGCGGCCGCGACGGCGGTCTGGACGGCCGGCGAGCTCGGCAACGTCAGCGCGACGGGGACGGCCGCGAAGACGCTGTGGACGAACGTCGAGATCACGGCCTCGACGCTGGTTCCGCCGGCGTTCCTGCTGCTCGCGCTGGAGTACACGGGCCGGCTCGACGGGCTGGACCGTCGACTGCTCGGCGCGCTGGGCGTCGAACCTGTGGTGCTCTCCCTGCTCGTCTGGACGTCGGGGCACGGTCTCGTCAGACGGGCGACCGGCCGTCGGCTCGCCGAGGGTGGCTACTGGATCATCACCGAGTCGCTCGGCCCGGCCTTTTTCGCACACGTCGCCTACTCCTACCTCGTCATCGGCCTCGGTATCGCCCTCATCGTGCGGACGTCGCTGCTCTCCCGCGGGGTGTACCTCGTCCAGGGGACTGCGTTCGTCCTCGGGGTCGCCGTCGTCCTCGTGGCGAACGTCGCCTACGTCTCCGGCCTCACCCCGCCGGGGCTCGACCCGACGAACATGGCCTTCGCCGTCTGCAGTCTGCTCCTGCTCGCGGCGATCCGCAGCCAGCGCTTGCTCGACGTGTCGCCGGCGACGCGCGAGCTCGCCCGCGACGAGCTCATCGCGACGCTGCCCGACGCCATCGTCGTCCTCAACGAGTCCAACCGGGTGGTCGACGCGAACCCGGCCGCCGAGGAGGTGTTCGACATCTCCACGTCGGACGTAATCGGCGAGCCGCTGGCGGCGGTGGCCCCGTCGCTGGCCGCCGCGCTCGAGGACGGGACGCGCATGCTCGCGCTCGAGCGTGGCGGCGAGACCAGACACTACGACCTGCGGGAGTCGGAGCTCGACCGCGGCTACGGAACCGTCACCGGCCGGGTCGTCACGCTCCGGGACGTCACCGACCGAAAGCAGACCGAGGAGCGCTACCAGGCGCTGCTCGACCGCTCGCTCGACATCGTCACCGTCATCGACGAGGCCGGTGCCATCACCTACGAGACGCCGTCGGTCGAGGAGGTGCTCGGCTACGCCCAGCCCGAACTCGTCGGCGAGTCGGCGCTGGAGTACGTCCACCCCGACGACCGCGAGCACATCGCGGAGACGCTGACCGGGCAACTCGCCGAGCCGGGCTCCGAGGCGACGCTGGAGTTCCGGTTCCTGCACGCCGACGGCTCCTGGCGCTGGCTGGAGGCCCGCGCACGCAACCGGACCGACGACCCCGTCGTCGACGGCATCATCGTCAACTCCCGGGACGTGACCGAGCGCAAGCGACGCGAGCAGCAGACCGACGTCATGCGCCGGCTCCTCCGGCACAACCTCCGGAACGACATGACCGTCGTTCAGGGCTACGCCGACCTGCTCTCGGAGGCCGCGGTCGACGGCGAGGCGGAGACGCGCCCCGGCGACGACGCACCGACCGACCCACCCATCGCGGAGTACGTCGACGCCATCGAGGAGCGCGTCGAGAAGGTCGTCGAGCGCAGCGACAAGCTCCAGCGCGTCACCGCCGAGCTGCGCGCCGACGAGCGGCGACTCGTCGACCCGACCATGGTCATCGAGAAGACCGTCGACAGCGTGCGGCTCGCTCACCCCGACGTGAGCGTCGAGACCGACCTCGAGGACCTTCCGCCGGTGCGGGCCGGCGACGCGTTCGAGGTCGCGTTCACCGAGCTGGTGGAGAACAGCATCGAGCACTGCGACGGCGAGCCCGCGATCACCATCACGGCGACTGCCGAGCCCGAGGATGTCCGCGTGCAGGTCAGCGACGACGGCCCGGGCATCCCCGTCGACGAGCTCGACCCGCTGCGGAACCGCAAGGAGACGGCGCTCGAACACGGTAGCGGCGTCGGGCTCTGGCTCGTCATCTGGGTCGTCCGTTCGGTCCGTGGCGATCTCGAGTTCGACGTCGAGGACGGCACGACAGTCACCCTCAGGCTCCCCCGGGCAGACAGGCCGACCGGCGTCAGCGCTGCCGACACGTCCGCCGACGGAGCGAGGGCGTTATCCACCTCCGACGAGTAG